A region of Pyxidicoccus parkwaysis DNA encodes the following proteins:
- a CDS encoding GNAT family N-acyltransferase, whose protein sequence is MTSMHCRVANTQRELDDALRVRWAVFGGELRLMTGRTPPSRREVSCFDTLDTTVHLVVYADRKPVATARLLLPNLEVARDAGGQLGIELEQKLDLTGIASPTRLFAETARFCVLEKWRHSEAVARLHASIYEESRRLGVTHWIAAANLDTDSVEDAHLVYRVAEHRGWLSPRWRVKVSAPGEPPATPSDPLYTSAERARARLGQLEGLRMPRAPSLFARKMGARFIAEPIYEAGFRRFTLPLIAALDEIPASTLARFKALESHVSRAA, encoded by the coding sequence ATGACATCCATGCACTGCCGTGTTGCCAACACCCAGCGCGAGCTCGACGACGCGCTGCGAGTCCGCTGGGCCGTCTTTGGCGGAGAGCTGCGATTGATGACGGGAAGGACGCCACCGTCGCGGCGCGAGGTGAGCTGCTTCGACACGCTGGACACGACGGTGCACCTCGTCGTGTACGCGGACCGCAAGCCGGTGGCGACGGCGCGCCTGCTGCTGCCCAACCTGGAGGTGGCGCGCGACGCGGGTGGGCAGCTGGGAATCGAGCTGGAGCAGAAGTTGGATTTGACGGGCATCGCGTCGCCGACGCGGCTGTTCGCGGAGACGGCGCGCTTCTGTGTGCTCGAGAAGTGGCGGCACTCGGAGGCGGTGGCGAGGCTGCACGCGAGCATCTACGAGGAGAGCCGGCGTCTCGGGGTGACGCACTGGATTGCAGCGGCGAACCTGGACACGGACTCGGTGGAGGACGCGCACCTGGTGTACCGGGTGGCGGAGCACCGGGGCTGGCTGAGCCCGCGCTGGAGGGTGAAGGTGTCCGCGCCCGGTGAGCCCCCCGCGACTCCGAGCGACCCGCTCTACACGTCCGCGGAGCGGGCGCGCGCGAGGCTGGGGCAGCTGGAAGGGTTGAGGATGCCCCGAGCGCCCTCGCTCTTCGCGAGGAAGATGGGGGCGCGGTTCATCGCCGAGCCCATCTACGAGGCGGGCTTCCGCCGCTTCACCCTGCCGCTGATTGCGGCGCTGGATGAGATTCCGGCCAGCACGCTGGCGCGGTTCAAGGCGCTGGAATCCCACGTCTCCCGCGCCGCCTGA
- a CDS encoding heme oxygenase, with translation MATDWVRRLEQEGRGLVETLDEHPEARRLFDGTVGRERYARYLVRTYHCLRWSMPLRVGAGERLKRLGRPPQLAELLLRRALEESGHEHWLLADLRHLGWPEERVKAAEPGPAVEAFTGWNFFTARAGEPTALFGTEYVQAYVSMARVGRAVEQLIEVGAVPDIHKAVTYLRHQGDTAGEHLAELSRVLRMVTGREDRMAVLLSARMTRVLYPGFFDGS, from the coding sequence ATGGCCACGGATTGGGTCAGGCGGCTGGAGCAGGAGGGCCGTGGGCTCGTGGAGACGCTGGATGAGCACCCCGAGGCGCGGCGCCTGTTCGACGGCACAGTCGGCCGGGAGAGGTATGCGCGCTACCTGGTGCGGACGTACCACTGCTTGCGGTGGAGCATGCCGCTGCGAGTGGGGGCGGGCGAGCGGCTGAAGCGCCTGGGCCGGCCCCCACAGCTGGCGGAGCTACTGTTGCGAAGGGCCCTGGAAGAGAGCGGACACGAGCACTGGCTGCTGGCGGACCTGCGGCATCTGGGCTGGCCGGAGGAGCGGGTGAAGGCGGCGGAGCCCGGGCCGGCGGTGGAGGCCTTCACGGGCTGGAACTTCTTCACTGCGAGGGCGGGGGAGCCCACTGCCCTCTTCGGAACGGAGTACGTGCAGGCTTACGTGTCCATGGCGAGGGTAGGGAGGGCGGTGGAGCAATTGATTGAGGTGGGGGCCGTTCCGGACATTCACAAGGCGGTGACGTACCTGCGCCACCAGGGGGACACGGCAGGGGAGCACTTGGCGGAGCTGAGCAGAGTGCTGCGGATGGTGACGGGCCGGGAAGACCGGATGGCGGTGCTGCTGTCCGCGCGGATGACGCGGGTGCTGTACCCGGGTTTCTTCGACGGGAGCTGA
- a CDS encoding MAPEG family protein: MTNTLLGTTLLAVPVTALYGALNAFLTVGLSINVSRVRGKHNVFRGDGGHADLIAAIRAHGNNVENVPLALILLLAAELCGGSSTALHAFGGALLVARLAHAFGLLKASKVQVVGALLNQVVQVGLAGYLLWLRPWG, from the coding sequence TTGACCAACACCTTGCTCGGAACAACGTTGCTCGCTGTCCCCGTGACGGCGCTCTACGGCGCGCTCAATGCCTTCCTCACGGTGGGGCTCTCCATCAACGTCAGCCGGGTGCGCGGCAAGCACAACGTGTTTCGCGGTGACGGCGGACACGCCGACCTGATTGCCGCCATCCGCGCGCATGGGAACAACGTGGAGAACGTTCCCCTGGCGCTCATCCTGTTGCTGGCGGCCGAGCTGTGCGGCGGAAGCTCGACGGCGCTCCATGCCTTCGGTGGTGCACTGCTCGTGGCGCGGCTGGCGCATGCCTTCGGGTTGCTCAAGGCCAGCAAGGTGCAGGTGGTGGGCGCACTGTTGAACCAGGTCGTTCAGGTGGGGCTCGCCGGATACCTGCTCTGGCTGCGGCCCTGGGGCTGA
- a CDS encoding toll/interleukin-1 receptor domain-containing protein, producing the protein MKDFFISYTGTDRNWAEWIAWELEEAGFTVVVQAWDFRPGSNFVLAMHQAAQQCRRTLLVLTDAFTRSDFASTEWAAGFATDPAGLQQKVVPVRVEPCEPPGLLKAITYIDLVGKDDKGEARRVLLEGLKEQRAKPMTPPPFPGKAHPRSGSSPPSFPGAARQQAPAATPYIPKLSRKATDLEVQRFTKGGFEVIRQHFAQWLEDLRQSNARLETELQKVDETKFIAQVYVDGELRCQAKIWLSSGLGRQQQIAYYEGRGFDIGQDSTYNDVLAAQDSPEGLHLRALMHAAATHVTGGRPLNPERMTAEEAAAYLWQRFLWRLGG; encoded by the coding sequence ATGAAGGACTTCTTCATCAGCTACACCGGGACGGACAGGAACTGGGCGGAGTGGATTGCCTGGGAGCTCGAGGAGGCCGGGTTCACCGTCGTGGTGCAGGCGTGGGACTTCCGGCCCGGCTCGAACTTCGTCCTCGCAATGCATCAGGCCGCCCAGCAGTGCCGACGGACCCTGCTCGTCCTCACGGATGCCTTCACGCGTTCGGACTTCGCGAGCACCGAGTGGGCAGCGGGCTTCGCGACAGACCCGGCAGGGCTCCAGCAAAAGGTCGTACCGGTTCGCGTCGAGCCGTGTGAACCACCGGGCCTGTTGAAGGCCATCACCTACATCGACCTGGTTGGAAAGGACGACAAGGGGGAGGCACGGCGGGTCCTGCTCGAAGGGCTCAAGGAGCAACGTGCGAAGCCGATGACTCCACCGCCATTCCCCGGGAAGGCTCACCCCCGAAGCGGATCGAGTCCTCCCAGCTTTCCGGGGGCAGCTCGCCAGCAGGCCCCTGCTGCGACGCCCTACATCCCCAAGCTTTCGAGGAAGGCGACCGACCTCGAAGTGCAGCGGTTCACGAAGGGTGGCTTCGAGGTCATCCGGCAACACTTCGCGCAATGGCTGGAAGACCTCCGTCAATCCAACGCACGCCTTGAGACCGAACTCCAGAAGGTCGATGAGACGAAGTTCATCGCTCAGGTGTATGTCGATGGTGAGCTTCGCTGCCAGGCCAAGATCTGGCTCAGCAGTGGCCTGGGGCGGCAACAGCAGATTGCATACTACGAGGGCCGCGGGTTCGATATTGGCCAGGACTCCACGTACAACGATGTGCTCGCGGCGCAGGACAGTCCGGAGGGGCTCCATCTGAGAGCCTTGATGCATGCGGCTGCCACGCATGTGACCGGCGGCCGTCCCCTCAATCCTGAGCGCATGACGGCAGAGGAAGCTGCCGCATATCTCTGGCAACGCTTCCTCTGGAGGCTGGGAGGCTGA
- a CDS encoding tetratricopeptide repeat protein, with product MSAPTPSRPLCFFAPASASSGAAERPRSALHADVVWRGIRPALVASGLEPLRADEEPGSGLSARHLHERLMVAEFVVEDLTFRDANIADAVGVRRGANLGTTLLICAAKHLSQLPFDPWKMQVIPYDVRDDGSIAPEALTALGATLTERIAAARRGTLQAVPPLAQVVGMGSASPTAHEKADVFLLRMREVSAVTERISDAVALGDTAQAVAQLDAIRAEVLQAPGDVIQLHTVLLALFLGYREKEAYAQMASLYPHLPRELQRTSVVREQLGFANNRLAEAAAKQGNKARSQELRAQALAVVQDIPATERSSETFGILGRIYKGLSDAEAQAGDTAAAQAGLSEAIRMYEEGFELDPRDYYPGVNAVTLRIARGLPEDESELNNLVPVVRFAVRRAPEPNALRPAEAYWQTATRLELACAARDWRDASKHVEALLGLKGEPWMQPWMYGTTLGNLNKQRKARAGEPDTVQKLDEIIHTLEQRTRPA from the coding sequence ATGTCCGCCCCCACGCCGTCCCGCCCGCTGTGTTTCTTCGCTCCCGCATCCGCCTCCAGCGGAGCCGCTGAGCGGCCGCGTTCCGCCCTCCACGCCGACGTGGTGTGGCGGGGCATCAGGCCCGCCCTCGTGGCCAGTGGCCTCGAACCCCTGCGTGCGGACGAGGAGCCGGGTAGTGGACTCAGCGCCCGTCACCTGCACGAGCGACTGATGGTGGCCGAGTTCGTGGTGGAGGACCTCACCTTCAGGGACGCGAACATCGCCGACGCGGTGGGCGTCCGCCGAGGTGCGAACCTCGGCACCACCCTGCTCATCTGCGCGGCGAAGCACCTCTCGCAGCTCCCCTTCGACCCGTGGAAGATGCAGGTCATCCCCTACGACGTCCGGGACGACGGAAGCATCGCGCCAGAGGCGCTCACCGCGCTCGGGGCCACCCTCACGGAGCGCATCGCCGCGGCACGCCGGGGCACGCTGCAAGCCGTTCCCCCACTCGCCCAGGTGGTGGGGATGGGCTCAGCGAGTCCCACGGCCCATGAGAAGGCGGATGTATTCCTCCTTCGCATGCGCGAAGTGAGCGCGGTGACGGAGCGCATCTCGGACGCCGTTGCCCTCGGCGACACGGCCCAGGCTGTCGCTCAGCTCGATGCCATCCGCGCAGAGGTCCTCCAGGCACCCGGCGACGTGATTCAGCTCCACACCGTCCTGCTCGCCCTCTTCCTGGGCTACCGCGAGAAGGAGGCCTACGCGCAGATGGCGAGCCTGTATCCGCACCTGCCCCGGGAGCTGCAGCGCACGTCCGTTGTGCGCGAGCAACTCGGGTTCGCGAACAACCGTCTGGCCGAGGCCGCCGCGAAGCAGGGCAACAAGGCCCGCTCCCAGGAGCTTCGGGCCCAGGCCCTCGCCGTCGTCCAGGATATTCCCGCCACGGAGCGCAGCAGTGAGACGTTTGGCATTCTCGGGCGCATCTACAAGGGGCTCTCGGACGCCGAGGCGCAGGCAGGCGACACGGCCGCGGCTCAAGCCGGGCTGAGCGAGGCCATCCGGATGTACGAGGAGGGATTCGAGCTCGACCCGCGTGATTACTATCCGGGCGTCAATGCAGTGACGCTGCGAATCGCTCGCGGCCTCCCCGAGGACGAGTCCGAGCTGAACAACCTGGTGCCCGTAGTCCGCTTCGCGGTGCGTCGCGCTCCTGAGCCGAACGCGCTCCGCCCCGCCGAAGCCTACTGGCAGACGGCCACCCGGCTGGAGCTGGCGTGCGCGGCGCGGGATTGGCGAGACGCCTCGAAACACGTGGAGGCCCTGCTGGGATTGAAGGGTGAGCCCTGGATGCAACCCTGGATGTACGGCACGACCCTCGGCAACTTGAACAAGCAGAGGAAGGCCCGGGCCGGTGAGCCCGATACAGTCCAGAAGCTCGACGAAATCATCCATACCCTCGAGCAGCGGACGCGGCCCGCCTGA
- a CDS encoding TRAFs-binding domain-containing protein, which translates to MNNSLCFVLMPFGKKPDGAGRIINFDEVYKQIIAPAIADAGLEPIRADEEQAGGIIHKAMFERLILCAYAVADLTTANANVFYELGVRHAVRPWRTVAMFTEGMRLPFDVNYLRSIPYALDDAGIPRDADANRKKLADSLKAARNEANHPSIDSPVFQLLDYLSPVKVANDKTDLFRQQAKYSADARRAFAAARKQKSTTAVNDVLKGLKPLGELEAGVLVDAMISYRALEAWPEMVAFIDQLPTEIRETVMVQEQRGLALNRAGRGDEAEETLVSLISKRGASSETLGILGRVYKDRWEVARDAGNEDEARALLDKAIETYLKGFDADIRDAYPGVNAVTLMELHDPPDVRRGELLHVVRYAVTRKMAARTPDYWDFATLLELEVVARDQAAATDALGKALAAVGEAWWLRSTLRNLGLIRKARARRGETLPWADDAERKLRKKAGLDETLG; encoded by the coding sequence ATGAACAACTCGCTGTGTTTCGTATTGATGCCTTTCGGCAAGAAGCCGGACGGCGCCGGCCGGATCATCAACTTCGATGAGGTGTACAAACAAATCATCGCCCCGGCGATTGCGGACGCGGGCCTGGAGCCCATTCGCGCGGATGAAGAGCAGGCGGGCGGCATCATCCATAAGGCGATGTTCGAGCGACTCATCCTCTGTGCCTACGCGGTGGCGGACCTCACCACCGCCAACGCCAACGTCTTCTACGAGTTGGGCGTGCGGCACGCGGTCCGCCCGTGGAGGACCGTGGCCATGTTCACGGAGGGAATGCGGCTGCCCTTTGATGTCAACTACCTGCGCTCCATTCCCTACGCGCTGGATGATGCCGGCATCCCCAGGGACGCGGACGCCAACCGCAAGAAACTGGCGGACAGTCTGAAGGCCGCTCGCAACGAAGCAAACCACCCGAGCATCGATAGCCCGGTGTTCCAACTGCTCGACTATCTCTCTCCCGTCAAGGTGGCCAACGACAAGACAGACCTGTTCCGCCAGCAGGCGAAATACTCGGCGGACGCCAGGCGTGCCTTCGCGGCGGCGCGCAAGCAGAAGAGCACCACCGCGGTGAATGACGTCCTGAAGGGGCTCAAGCCGCTGGGGGAGTTGGAGGCGGGCGTGCTCGTCGACGCGATGATCTCCTACCGGGCTCTGGAGGCGTGGCCCGAGATGGTCGCCTTCATCGACCAGTTGCCCACGGAGATTCGCGAGACGGTGATGGTGCAGGAACAGCGAGGGCTCGCGCTCAACCGGGCGGGACGCGGTGATGAGGCGGAAGAGACGCTGGTCTCGCTCATCTCGAAGCGAGGGGCCTCATCCGAGACGCTGGGCATTCTCGGGCGCGTCTACAAGGACCGGTGGGAGGTTGCGCGCGATGCGGGCAATGAGGACGAGGCGCGTGCGCTCCTGGACAAGGCGATAGAGACATACCTGAAGGGCTTCGACGCGGACATCCGCGACGCCTACCCGGGAGTCAACGCGGTGACACTGATGGAGCTCCATGATCCTCCCGATGTCCGGCGAGGCGAGCTCCTCCACGTAGTCCGCTACGCCGTAACGCGGAAGATGGCCGCCCGGACACCCGACTACTGGGACTTCGCCACGCTGCTCGAATTGGAGGTGGTTGCTCGAGACCAGGCAGCCGCCACCGATGCCCTGGGCAAGGCGCTGGCGGCGGTAGGCGAGGCCTGGTGGCTGAGGTCTACGTTGCGCAACCTGGGCCTCATCCGCAAGGCGAGGGCTCGGCGAGGAGAGACGCTGCCCTGGGCGGACGACGCGGAGCGCAAGCTCCGCAAGAAGGCCGGGCTGGATGAGACGCTGGGCTGA
- a CDS encoding TIR domain-containing protein produces the protein MSPEEVNVLELIWSHFKKHGDWPQKARFAVLLRHQGVDFNALAGEDRWISASSDKVRVSFDALLVLPEVKQLLEPLPRLLRLLARRFEEQADPDENPDASKPRVESSEFFALWGDGNRDRAILAARLLEQFLNWHVRRTGGLDSDKFYFTPELDNLRYEHVESLDGFMAIAAVQYGKVRREPRGRHLDLLRAVYASLQQTGHWPPLVRFTLEHRDKLGFIPELVSELSPVFIRNLSPQFREPRRIVLANHALPYVAGPTGAALAASIVRAVGDLWFEAESSPNSSKSFTIEQIADKLKLPVEKVLPIARLLEDQPWGWANPGGGSEQGWYVIVRDNDIQHFMGVRSWEEYVRIRDQRSPMHALVPEDTLGFDMSLADSPQEAVRAAVRAAVALVPDGASSANQPTVSARAQPKVFLGHGHSHLWRALKDFLQAELQLDPVEFNSATIVGQHIVQRLNDILGECKLAFLVMTPELEVMDEGTRSRHARQNVIHEIGLFQGRLGFEKTIILRQQDCAEFSNNAGVVYIEFPPGKIEACFEHVRRVVRKLLPEAQSPPRR, from the coding sequence ATGTCGCCCGAGGAAGTCAACGTCCTGGAGCTCATCTGGTCCCATTTCAAGAAGCATGGGGACTGGCCACAGAAGGCGCGCTTCGCAGTCCTCCTTCGACATCAAGGGGTGGACTTCAACGCGCTGGCGGGGGAGGACCGTTGGATTTCGGCAAGCTCTGACAAGGTGAGGGTGAGCTTTGACGCATTGCTCGTGCTCCCAGAGGTGAAGCAGCTCCTGGAGCCGCTTCCCCGCCTCTTGCGGCTCCTCGCGCGACGATTCGAGGAGCAGGCGGATCCGGACGAGAATCCCGACGCCTCCAAGCCGCGAGTGGAGTCCTCGGAGTTCTTCGCGCTCTGGGGAGACGGGAACCGGGACCGGGCCATCCTCGCGGCGCGACTGCTCGAACAGTTTCTGAATTGGCACGTGCGAAGAACGGGCGGACTGGACTCCGACAAGTTCTACTTCACCCCGGAGCTCGACAATCTCCGCTACGAGCATGTGGAATCCCTCGATGGATTCATGGCCATCGCAGCCGTGCAGTACGGCAAGGTGCGACGAGAGCCTCGAGGCAGGCACCTGGATCTGCTCCGGGCGGTCTATGCGTCGCTCCAGCAAACGGGACATTGGCCGCCGTTGGTGCGGTTCACGCTCGAGCACCGGGACAAGCTCGGTTTCATTCCGGAGCTCGTGAGCGAATTGAGCCCTGTCTTCATCCGCAACCTGTCACCCCAGTTCAGGGAGCCTCGCCGTATTGTCCTGGCCAATCACGCGTTGCCGTATGTGGCGGGGCCCACAGGAGCGGCGCTGGCGGCCAGCATCGTTCGCGCGGTAGGGGACCTCTGGTTTGAAGCCGAATCCAGTCCCAATTCCTCCAAGAGCTTCACCATCGAGCAGATCGCCGACAAGCTGAAACTGCCCGTGGAGAAGGTGCTTCCCATAGCGAGGCTTCTCGAGGACCAACCCTGGGGATGGGCGAACCCCGGGGGAGGAAGCGAGCAGGGCTGGTATGTGATTGTCCGCGACAACGACATCCAGCACTTCATGGGGGTCAGAAGCTGGGAGGAGTACGTCCGCATCCGAGACCAGCGGTCCCCCATGCACGCGCTCGTTCCGGAAGACACGCTGGGGTTCGATATGTCCCTAGCTGATTCTCCCCAGGAGGCGGTGAGGGCCGCGGTCAGGGCCGCGGTGGCGTTGGTTCCTGACGGAGCTTCATCCGCGAATCAACCCACTGTCTCCGCCAGGGCACAGCCCAAGGTCTTCCTGGGGCATGGCCATTCGCATTTGTGGCGTGCCTTGAAGGACTTCCTACAGGCCGAGCTTCAGTTGGACCCTGTCGAGTTCAACAGCGCTACCATCGTCGGTCAGCATATCGTGCAGAGGCTCAATGACATCCTCGGCGAATGCAAGCTGGCGTTCCTCGTGATGACGCCCGAACTGGAGGTGATGGATGAAGGCACGCGGAGCCGGCATGCACGGCAGAATGTGATTCACGAAATCGGCCTGTTCCAGGGACGGCTCGGCTTCGAGAAGACCATCATCTTGAGACAGCAGGACTGTGCCGAGTTCTCCAACAACGCGGGTGTCGTCTACATCGAGTTCCCTCCAGGGAAGATCGAGGCGTGCTTCGAGCACGTGCGCCGCGTGGTTCGCAAGCTCCTACCCGAAGCGCAATCGCCTCCGCGCAGGTGA
- a CDS encoding metallophosphoesterase — MTVHFNEAQTTSSSFDEVYSVSDLHLGGVKGFQIFDQGELLARTVRMIAALPAGRRVALVLNGDVVDFLAEPEAKYLDVEGALDKLKRIEADAAFRSVFDALRTLVRTPYRTLVVCMGNHDVEMALPKARAFLEEALCGADAAARGRLRLVLDGTGFEARVGGARAFFVHGNEVDSWNVVDHDALRRIIRALHADRPLPRWSSNAGTQLVVDVMNDIKRRYPLVDLLKPETKPVPAVLMGLEPSILGKLSALAPLLLKKTTTGVRMWRGLLGEDENAPRDGQVELSPDAALSQLMPGTVQNLSGQQLLERASAELEAGRPALDWSRLPGSEARTLGMGGMVMDLILDRDRDENLRDALQKWLSRDETFEWSTQDDTFRELDESVGPDIDFLVAGHTHLERSLRRTNGVGHYFNSGTWVQLIQLTRAQLADRQGFAPVLAAFREGTLAALDAAKLVLRRPTVVAIRAVDGGARGVLARAEAEDELARLKELPDTARLIRR; from the coding sequence GTGACTGTCCATTTCAACGAAGCGCAGACCACGTCCTCGTCTTTCGACGAGGTGTACTCGGTCTCGGACCTTCACCTGGGAGGCGTGAAGGGGTTCCAGATTTTCGACCAGGGCGAGCTCCTGGCGCGGACGGTGCGCATGATTGCCGCGCTGCCCGCCGGACGCCGCGTGGCCCTGGTGCTCAATGGCGACGTCGTCGACTTCCTGGCGGAGCCCGAGGCGAAATACCTCGATGTGGAAGGTGCCCTCGACAAGCTGAAGCGCATCGAGGCGGATGCCGCGTTCAGATCGGTGTTCGATGCACTCCGGACGCTGGTCCGCACGCCGTACCGCACCCTGGTGGTCTGCATGGGCAACCACGATGTGGAGATGGCGCTTCCCAAGGCGCGCGCGTTCCTGGAGGAAGCGCTCTGTGGCGCGGACGCGGCGGCCCGGGGGCGGCTGCGCCTCGTCCTGGATGGAACGGGTTTCGAAGCCCGGGTGGGCGGCGCGCGCGCCTTCTTCGTCCACGGAAACGAGGTCGACTCGTGGAATGTCGTCGACCACGACGCCCTGCGCCGCATCATCCGGGCACTCCATGCCGACAGGCCGCTGCCCAGGTGGAGCTCCAATGCGGGCACGCAGTTGGTTGTCGACGTGATGAACGACATCAAGCGGCGCTACCCCCTGGTGGACCTGCTCAAGCCGGAGACGAAGCCCGTGCCCGCCGTGCTCATGGGGCTGGAGCCGAGCATCCTGGGGAAGCTCTCCGCCCTCGCCCCGCTGCTCTTGAAGAAGACGACCACCGGCGTCCGGATGTGGCGTGGGCTGCTCGGGGAGGACGAGAACGCGCCCAGGGACGGGCAGGTGGAGCTGAGCCCCGACGCGGCGCTGAGCCAGCTCATGCCCGGCACGGTCCAGAACCTCAGTGGGCAGCAACTGCTGGAGCGGGCGAGCGCGGAGCTGGAAGCGGGCAGGCCCGCGCTGGACTGGAGCCGCCTGCCCGGAAGCGAAGCACGCACGCTGGGGATGGGGGGGATGGTGATGGACCTCATCCTCGATCGCGACCGTGACGAGAACCTGCGGGATGCGCTGCAGAAGTGGCTCTCCCGGGACGAGACGTTCGAATGGTCCACCCAGGACGACACCTTCCGCGAGCTCGACGAGAGCGTCGGGCCGGACATCGACTTCCTCGTGGCCGGGCACACGCACCTGGAGCGCTCTCTGCGGCGCACGAACGGAGTGGGGCACTACTTCAACAGCGGGACCTGGGTGCAGCTCATCCAACTGACGCGGGCGCAGTTGGCGGACCGGCAGGGTTTCGCACCCGTCCTCGCCGCATTCCGGGAGGGCACACTCGCTGCCCTGGACGCGGCGAAGCTGGTGCTCCGCCGTCCCACCGTGGTGGCCATCCGGGCGGTGGATGGGGGCGCCCGCGGGGTGCTCGCGCGTGCGGAGGCAGAGGATGAGCTGGCCCGACTCAAGGAATTGCCAGACACAGCGCGCCTGATTCGACGTTGA